In the genome of Nocardia terpenica, one region contains:
- a CDS encoding WXG100 family type VII secretion target, with protein sequence MDTGNYRVDLDGMQTLIDKAAGLEKRIDDRLRDIQKRIKDLHVDWTGQAAAAHTEAAAEWVAGAAKMNTALGDLRKALDRARVAYQAAGRTNHGMWPQ encoded by the coding sequence GTGGACACCGGCAACTACCGCGTCGACCTGGACGGGATGCAGACCCTCATCGACAAGGCCGCTGGCCTAGAGAAGCGAATCGACGACCGACTGCGAGACATCCAGAAACGCATCAAGGACCTACACGTCGACTGGACCGGTCAAGCCGCGGCCGCTCACACCGAGGCCGCCGCAGAGTGGGTAGCCGGAGCCGCAAAGATGAACACCGCGCTCGGCGACCTCCGCAAGGCACTGGATCGGGCACGCGTGGCCTATCAGGCGGCTGGTCGGACCAACCACGGGATGTGGCCGCAGTGA
- a CDS encoding WXG100 family type VII secretion target has translation MADRVDVDPVEVHAAANWLETSAHEVADELDKLMREVRAFIGGDWQGSAAGAHHDAWDDWGEGARQVIAGLEHDAAALHRTADSFAGTDQGSADAIGAVDPKAV, from the coding sequence ATGGCTGATCGCGTAGACGTCGACCCGGTCGAGGTACACGCCGCGGCGAACTGGCTGGAAACGTCGGCTCACGAGGTCGCCGATGAGCTGGACAAGCTGATGCGCGAGGTCCGGGCATTCATCGGCGGCGACTGGCAAGGCAGCGCGGCCGGGGCGCATCACGATGCGTGGGACGACTGGGGAGAAGGTGCCCGCCAGGTCATCGCTGGTCTTGAACACGATGCCGCGGCGCTGCACCGGACTGCCGACAGCTTTGCAGGCACGGACCAGGGCAGTGCCGATGCGATTGGCGCAGTCGACCCCAAGGCGGTATAG